In Zingiber officinale cultivar Zhangliang chromosome 1A, Zo_v1.1, whole genome shotgun sequence, a genomic segment contains:
- the LOC122015224 gene encoding pathogenesis-related protein STH-2-like has product MVSGSCTDEVTLNVSAARLWKGAVCEPHILYPKLLPNFFSKAERIGEGVGAVNVFYFAPASNMPLGSFNKNKIVVLDEATYTFKNTATEGGLVGVLLKSLDYESVFVPSGADSCIAKIKMEYETLGDKDLSEEELKPIRDGSIGVLKAVEGYLLANPDVYA; this is encoded by the exons ATGGTGTCTGGTTCCTGCACCGACGAGGTCACCCTCAATGTCTCTGCTGCAAGGCTTTGGAAAGGAGCAGTGTGCGAACCCCACATCTTGTACCCTAAGCTCTTGCCTAATTTTTTCTCGAAAGCTGAGCGTATTGGAGAGGGAGTTGGAGCCGTCAATGTTTTCTACTTTGCTCCAG CATCTAATATGCCACTGGGAAGCTTCAACAAGAACAAAATAGTAGTGTTGGATGAGGCAACTTACACTTTCAAAAACACAGCCACCGAAGGAGGTCTCGTAGGCGTATTGCTCAAGTCACTTGATTATGAGTCAGTGTTTGTGCCCTCGGGTGCTGATAGTTGCATTGCAAAGATCAAGATGGAGTATGAAACACTCGGGGACAAGGATCTTAGTGAGGAAGAGCTAAAACCCATTAGAGATGGATCCATTGGAGTCCTCAAAGCTGTCGAAGGATACTTGCTCGCTAATCCTGATGTCTATGCATGA
- the LOC122015214 gene encoding transcription elongation factor B polypeptide 3-like yields the protein MGFSRKVPTLVDLCTQTAIANIRYIGDVGEVDLHLLKDILTHCNIDQLTHIENSTKGRDLSPVTDDSWKRFYELQFGVESANTVIKRMKQKKMVFKWRLLYQAKLKEREEAQNKVAEKLKQRYAETQAKKQSRQIQICSKIPPSSNKRSYWGESGPGINLSNVKGNLMKKAKLEYLHSHELKVHAQMKRDALQRNSFAHQSTVHSGKKNYQQCNSASSSRNVKPATRR from the exons ATGGGATTCTCCAGGAAAGTTCCCACCTTGGTGGATCTATGTACGCAGACTGCAATCGCTAACATTAGGTACATTGGCGATGTTGGAGAGGTGGATTTACATCTATTAAAGGATATCTTGACTCACTGCAACATCGATCAATTGACCCACATTGAAAATTCGACAAAA GGAAGAGACCTCAGTCCTGTAACAGATGATTCGTGGAAAAGATTTTATGAGCTACAATTTGGAGTGGAGAGTGCAAATACCGTGATCAAGAGGATGAAGCAGAAGAAGATGGTATTTAAATGGAGACTCCTCTATCAG GCAAAGTTGAAGGAGAGAGAAGAAGCTCAAAATAAAGTAGCAGAGAAACTTAAGCAGAGATATGCAGAAACTCAAGCAA AGAAACAAAGTCGCCAAATCCAAATTTGCTCTAAAATTCCTCCTTCAAGTAATAAAAGGAGTTATTGGGGAG AAAGTGGACCTGGCATTAACTTGTCGAATGTGAAGGGGAATTTGATGAAAAAGGCAAAATTAGAGTATCTTCATAG CCATGAGCTAAAAGTACATGCTCAGATGAAGAGAGATGCTTTGCAGCGAAACAGCTTTGCACATCAAAG CACGGTCCATTCTGGAAAGAAGAATTATCAACAATGTAATTCTGCTTCGAGCTCCAGAAATGTAAAACCTGCCACAAGAAGATAA